A genomic stretch from Candidatus Hydrogenisulfobacillus filiaventi includes:
- a CDS encoding Sulf_transp domain-containing protein, translating into MGAVIANLPAEIPGWLLVAIFCLMGIGLGVVLERSRFCFTTAFQETMEFHNPWILQGVFLFLGISAIVFSAFTQSGTVHPVMVDQGWYTVVGGFLFGVGIAMCGACATGQLFRAGSGYVANWLEFIGAGLGGTLFVLFVYQPVEKPALAASRPITLYGALHLPPLVWGLFTGAVFIGLAFWLRRFVPQRKAQGYQEKAFTFSLKQPWHPYAGGVALAVLTVLYVVLSAGQSMSVMSPNTLSIAWLLNWITRPLGYNLADKPWFAMGQVHGRLLSRLDPLSLNRLAVAHVGHHLGYLALGIWLFIPISILGAFLSSKVAGDFRIRIPARRSKLLWYLIGGVFMGFGAQMALGCNITAWSDSFAVRMDLSGLLFTVGLFPGVWFGTQLDEWIAERIWSNRTLAAKRRTAPVSSPAPTTR; encoded by the coding sequence TTGGGCGCGGTGATTGCCAATCTGCCGGCAGAAATCCCGGGATGGCTGCTGGTGGCCATCTTCTGCCTGATGGGGATCGGGCTGGGGGTGGTGCTGGAGCGGAGCCGGTTCTGCTTCACCACCGCCTTTCAGGAGACCATGGAGTTCCATAACCCCTGGATCCTGCAGGGGGTCTTCCTCTTCCTCGGCATTTCGGCCATCGTGTTCTCCGCCTTTACCCAGAGCGGCACCGTCCATCCGGTGATGGTGGACCAGGGCTGGTACACGGTGGTGGGCGGCTTCCTGTTCGGGGTCGGCATCGCCATGTGCGGGGCCTGCGCCACCGGGCAGTTGTTCCGGGCCGGGTCCGGTTACGTGGCCAACTGGCTGGAGTTCATCGGGGCCGGCCTGGGCGGCACCCTGTTCGTGCTCTTCGTCTATCAGCCGGTGGAGAAGCCGGCGCTGGCCGCCTCCCGCCCCATCACCCTCTACGGGGCCCTGCATCTCCCCCCGCTGGTCTGGGGGCTGTTCACGGGGGCGGTGTTCATCGGGCTGGCGTTCTGGCTGCGCCGCTTTGTCCCTCAGCGCAAGGCCCAGGGCTACCAGGAGAAGGCCTTTACCTTCTCCCTCAAGCAGCCCTGGCATCCCTATGCGGGCGGGGTGGCGCTGGCGGTGCTGACTGTACTCTACGTGGTCCTGTCCGCCGGACAGTCCATGAGCGTCATGAGCCCCAACACCCTCTCCATCGCCTGGCTGCTTAACTGGATTACGCGGCCCCTGGGCTACAACCTGGCGGATAAGCCCTGGTTCGCCATGGGGCAGGTGCACGGCCGCCTGCTTTCGCGGCTCGACCCCTTGAGCCTCAACCGGCTGGCGGTGGCGCATGTGGGACACCACTTGGGCTACCTGGCCCTGGGCATCTGGCTCTTCATTCCCATCTCCATCCTGGGGGCCTTCCTCTCCTCCAAGGTGGCGGGCGACTTCCGTATCCGCATCCCCGCCCGCCGCTCCAAGCTGTTGTGGTACCTGATAGGCGGGGTGTTCATGGGCTTCGGGGCGCAGATGGCGCTGGGCTGCAACATCACCGCCTGGTCGGACAGCTTTGCGGTGCGGATGGACCTCTCCGGACTGCTGTTCACGGTGGGGCTGTTCCCGGGGGTGTGGTTCGGCACCCAGCTGGACGAGTGGATCGCGGAGCGCATCTGGAGCAACCGGACCCTGGCGGCCAAGCGGCGCACGGCGCCGGTATCCTCACCGGCCCCCACCACCCGCTGA
- the pdp gene encoding Pyrimidine-nucleoside phosphorylase translates to MLDLIAKTRDRIPLTPAEIGTLVAGITDGRWPDYQLAAWLMAAYLNGLSEAETFALADAMARSGTPPAEPLGVVDKHSTGGVGDKTTLVLAPLVASLGIPVAKMSGRGLGHTGGTLDKLEAIPGFRVALDTAAVRRQVAAVGVAVVAQSPQLAPADGRLYALRDVTATVDSIPLIATSVMSKKLAAGTPNIVLDVKTGRGAFMRDRQRARELAGLMVRIGTAHGRRVRALLTNMDQPLGWAVGNALEVNEAAACLQNQGPADLREEVLHLAGHMVALVRGTGADAGREEAACALADGRGWDRFQRWITAQGGDAGAVARGLPVAPVQRVWRADRTAVIAAVDARRVGEAALALGAGRHRLGDRVDPAVGVLCRAKTGQTVRPGDELGVVYARSAAAAEDALAALGAAVTWSAEAVAPPPLVWEVLGGGEPA, encoded by the coding sequence ATGCTGGATCTGATTGCCAAGACACGCGACCGGATCCCCCTCACCCCGGCGGAAATCGGAACCCTGGTGGCGGGCATCACCGACGGGCGCTGGCCGGACTACCAGCTGGCGGCCTGGCTGATGGCCGCCTATCTCAACGGCCTCAGCGAGGCGGAAACCTTCGCCCTGGCCGACGCCATGGCCCGCAGCGGCACCCCGCCCGCGGAGCCGCTGGGCGTGGTGGACAAACACTCCACCGGCGGGGTGGGCGACAAGACCACCCTGGTGCTGGCGCCCCTGGTGGCCTCCCTCGGCATCCCGGTGGCCAAGATGTCGGGCCGGGGGCTCGGGCACACCGGCGGCACGCTGGACAAGCTGGAAGCCATTCCCGGCTTCCGGGTCGCCCTGGACACCGCCGCCGTCCGCCGCCAGGTGGCGGCGGTGGGGGTGGCGGTGGTGGCCCAGTCCCCGCAACTGGCACCGGCCGACGGCCGGCTGTACGCCCTGCGCGACGTGACCGCCACCGTCGACTCCATCCCCCTCATCGCCACCTCGGTCATGAGCAAGAAGCTGGCGGCCGGCACCCCCAACATCGTGCTGGATGTGAAGACGGGGCGCGGCGCCTTCATGCGCGACCGCCAACGGGCGCGCGAGCTGGCTGGGCTCATGGTCCGCATCGGCACCGCCCACGGACGGCGGGTGCGTGCGCTCCTGACCAACATGGACCAGCCCTTGGGCTGGGCGGTAGGCAACGCCCTGGAGGTGAACGAGGCCGCCGCCTGCCTGCAGAATCAAGGGCCGGCCGACCTGCGCGAGGAGGTGCTGCACCTGGCCGGGCACATGGTGGCCCTCGTCCGCGGCACCGGCGCGGACGCCGGGCGGGAGGAGGCCGCCTGTGCCCTGGCCGACGGCCGCGGCTGGGACCGCTTTCAACGCTGGATCACAGCCCAGGGCGGGGATGCCGGGGCGGTGGCGCGCGGGCTGCCGGTGGCCCCGGTGCAGCGGGTGTGGCGGGCCGACCGCACCGCCGTGATCGCCGCCGTCGACGCCCGCCGGGTGGGGGAGGCCGCCCTGGCGCTGGGTGCCGGCCGGCATCGCCTGGGGGACCGGGTCGACCCGGCCGTGGGCGTGCTGTGCCGGGCCAAGACCGGCCAGACGGTCCGCCCCGGGGATGAGCTGGGGGTGGTCTACGCCCGTAGTGCAGCCGCGGCCGAGGATGCCTTGGCCGCCCTGGGCGCAGCCGTCACCTGGAGCGCGGAGGCGGTCGCCCCTCCGCCCCTGGTGTGGGAAGTGCTGGGCGGCGGGGAGCCGGCCTGA
- a CDS encoding ABC transporter domain-containing protein, producing MGLEVQGLRKRFGSETALDGLDLIVEEGQVYGLVGPNGAGKTTAMRILLRILDADAGTVRWNGQPLAAVPRQQFAYVPEERGLYPRMTVEEQLDFFGRLWGLDPAEARRRGREWLERLELAPYRTRAGSELSKGNARKLQLAVALLARPRLLVLDEPFEGLDPVNVAVLEAAIREARGQGTTVLFSSHTMEFVEALCDGVTLITHGRALLAGPVAAVRAAAGWRELTIRFLEADPARLERFETLAGLPAGEAVGGRRYRVAPDVDPGFYLSRAQQAGTLRTFSLDSPSLKAVYLQTVGGEMVPA from the coding sequence ATGGGACTGGAGGTCCAGGGGCTGCGCAAGCGGTTCGGATCCGAAACCGCCCTGGATGGGTTGGACCTGATAGTCGAAGAGGGGCAGGTGTACGGGCTGGTGGGCCCCAACGGGGCGGGCAAGACCACGGCCATGCGCATCCTGCTCCGTATCCTGGATGCGGATGCCGGCACGGTGCGTTGGAACGGGCAGCCGCTGGCGGCGGTGCCCCGCCAGCAGTTCGCTTACGTCCCCGAGGAGCGCGGCCTCTACCCCCGCATGACGGTGGAGGAACAGCTGGACTTTTTCGGCCGCCTGTGGGGGCTGGATCCCGCCGAGGCCCGGCGGCGCGGGCGGGAGTGGCTGGAGCGGCTGGAGCTGGCCCCCTACCGGACGCGGGCCGGCAGCGAGCTCAGCAAGGGCAACGCCCGCAAGCTGCAGCTGGCGGTGGCCCTCTTGGCTCGGCCCCGCCTGCTGGTGCTGGATGAGCCCTTCGAGGGACTGGATCCGGTGAATGTGGCAGTGCTGGAGGCGGCCATCCGCGAGGCCCGCGGACAGGGGACCACGGTGCTTTTCTCCAGCCACACCATGGAGTTTGTGGAGGCCTTGTGTGACGGGGTGACCCTCATCACCCATGGGCGGGCGCTGCTGGCGGGGCCGGTGGCGGCGGTGCGGGCGGCCGCCGGCTGGCGGGAGCTCACGATCCGCTTCCTGGAGGCGGACCCCGCCCGCCTGGAGCGGTTCGAGACCCTGGCCGGGCTGCCGGCGGGGGAGGCGGTGGGGGGGCGGCGCTACCGGGTGGCGCCGGACGTGGACCCCGGCTTCTATCTCAGCCGGGCCCAGCAGGCCGGCACCCTGCGCACCTTCTCGCTGGACTCGCCCTCCCTGAAGGCGGTCTACCTGCAGACGGTGGGCGGGGAGATGGTGCCGGCATGA
- a CDS encoding conserved membrane protein of unknown function (Evidence 4 : Unknown function but conserved in other organisms), which yields MTGVRSGWLLFGRDLRETWRSRQFRISTLLLALVAAVGLSLAPLLGHVAGQAPAVRVQGPSPVLDQVAAGLLRRGARVAVVRGRAPLVLTVLPGADGAAGTRFVLRGPTADTAEMEVIAGVLNGWSQALRLTALGLPPQAVQRVLTASVVRLQPERPPAAQPLRMAAEAADVALFMAVILYGQMVLMGVSAEKASRVSEVLLVRVPARQLLAAKLAANGLAGLAQLLAVGLAAGAVWAASPGLRALLRPSGLTGMPWWLPALTLLLFVLAYLVYGAVFAAIGASVARPEEVRNAASYPVLVLVAGYYLAFWALAQPARPVLHLLGLLPVFFPFLVLPQAAAGAVPWWEWAGGIGFSLAAAVLLLRWAETIYRRNLLNPAPFSWARLLGRGVR from the coding sequence ATGACGGGGGTGCGCAGCGGCTGGCTGCTGTTCGGGCGCGACCTGCGCGAGACGTGGCGCTCGCGGCAGTTCCGCATCTCCACCCTCCTGCTGGCGCTGGTGGCCGCGGTGGGGTTGTCCCTGGCCCCGCTCCTGGGCCACGTCGCCGGACAGGCGCCGGCGGTGCGGGTGCAGGGGCCCTCCCCGGTCCTGGATCAGGTGGCGGCCGGGCTCCTCCGGCGCGGGGCCCGGGTAGCCGTGGTCCGCGGGCGTGCCCCCTTGGTGCTGACGGTGCTGCCGGGGGCGGACGGGGCCGCCGGCACCCGCTTCGTGCTCCGGGGCCCCACGGCCGATACCGCGGAGATGGAGGTCATCGCCGGGGTGCTGAACGGCTGGTCCCAGGCCCTGCGCCTGACGGCCCTGGGGCTTCCTCCCCAGGCCGTGCAGCGCGTGCTGACCGCGTCCGTGGTCCGGCTGCAGCCTGAGCGCCCGCCGGCCGCCCAGCCCCTGCGCATGGCGGCGGAGGCGGCCGACGTGGCCCTGTTCATGGCGGTGATCCTGTACGGGCAGATGGTGCTGATGGGGGTGAGCGCCGAAAAGGCCTCCCGGGTGAGTGAGGTACTGCTGGTGCGGGTGCCTGCCCGCCAGCTGCTGGCAGCCAAGCTGGCCGCCAACGGTCTGGCGGGGCTGGCCCAGCTGCTGGCGGTGGGACTGGCGGCAGGGGCGGTGTGGGCGGCCAGCCCGGGTCTGCGGGCGCTGCTCCGCCCTAGCGGCCTCACCGGCATGCCCTGGTGGCTGCCCGCCCTCACCCTGCTCCTGTTCGTGCTCGCCTACCTGGTCTACGGGGCGGTGTTCGCCGCCATCGGGGCCTCGGTGGCGCGGCCGGAGGAGGTGCGCAACGCTGCCTCCTATCCCGTGCTGGTGCTGGTGGCGGGCTACTACCTGGCCTTCTGGGCCCTGGCGCAACCGGCGCGGCCCGTGCTCCATCTGCTGGGTCTGCTGCCGGTCTTCTTCCCCTTTCTGGTGCTGCCCCAGGCGGCGGCGGGGGCGGTGCCGTGGTGGGAATGGGCCGGCGGCATCGGCTTCAGCCTGGCGGCGGCGGTCCTGCTCCTGCGCTGGGCGGAAACCATCTACCGCCGCAACCTGCTCAATCCGGCCCCCTTCAGCTGGGCCCGGCTGCTGGGGCGCGGGGTCCGCTAA
- a CDS encoding conserved protein of unknown function (Evidence 4 : Unknown function but conserved in other organisms) → MYRPQELEPGMVLLMTEGPRRNLLDCLIAWSTANPFVHACLVGEGTLIDPLWRVVEHPLDRYAANGWAFRVPEADAAVRAQAVAWAQARLGRVYGLAELLADGARFDLHWLPLGGRWHPRHWTCSGFVAMAYRAAGLPLTLAPYPAPADLSYSPRLAGPRPWEAGPGPP, encoded by the coding sequence ATGTACCGGCCCCAAGAGCTGGAACCCGGCATGGTGCTGCTGATGACGGAGGGGCCCCGTCGCAACCTCCTGGACTGCCTCATCGCCTGGTCCACGGCCAATCCGTTTGTACACGCCTGCCTGGTGGGAGAGGGGACGCTGATCGACCCCCTGTGGCGGGTGGTGGAGCATCCCCTGGACCGCTATGCCGCTAACGGCTGGGCCTTCCGGGTCCCGGAGGCGGACGCGGCTGTGCGGGCGCAGGCGGTGGCTTGGGCGCAGGCCCGCCTGGGCCGGGTGTACGGCCTGGCGGAACTCCTGGCCGACGGGGCCCGCTTCGACCTGCATTGGCTGCCCCTAGGGGGGCGATGGCACCCCCGCCACTGGACCTGCTCCGGGTTTGTGGCCATGGCCTACCGGGCGGCCGGTCTGCCCCTCACCCTGGCTCCTTACCCGGCCCCGGCCGACCTCAGCTACAGCCCCCGCCTGGCCGGTCCCCGCCCCTGGGAGGCCGGGCCCGGCCCGCCCTGA
- a CDS encoding protein of unknown function (Evidence 5 : Unknown function) has protein sequence MADVWKARVVGLRALHAIVGDLHRMGLLPAHMPTGVGAGALEDLVTYWALAAAWAAYPRTVYEHVGFVPLLAWGRWGNPPDRLLGLLTLCPVCGADGVVWVNPPDPHWQWNGQFWEPTVMPAWQHPACRTPYALEHGYLCAQGPHA, from the coding sequence ATGGCCGACGTCTGGAAGGCCCGCGTGGTCGGCCTGCGGGCCCTGCATGCCATCGTCGGCGACCTCCACCGCATGGGCCTGCTGCCGGCCCACATGCCGACCGGGGTCGGCGCAGGCGCCCTGGAGGACCTGGTGACCTACTGGGCCCTGGCCGCCGCCTGGGCAGCCTATCCCCGCACCGTCTACGAGCATGTGGGCTTCGTGCCCCTCCTGGCCTGGGGGCGTTGGGGCAATCCCCCCGACCGCCTGCTGGGCCTTCTCACCCTGTGCCCGGTCTGCGGGGCCGACGGGGTGGTCTGGGTCAATCCGCCCGACCCCCACTGGCAATGGAACGGGCAGTTCTGGGAACCAACGGTGATGCCGGCCTGGCAGCATCCGGCCTGCCGGACCCCGTACGCCCTGGAGCACGGCTACCTGTGCGCCCAGGGCCCGCATGCCTAA
- a CDS encoding conserved protein of unknown function (Evidence 4 : Unknown function but conserved in other organisms): MHTLETVAAQLTVVLSPLLTGLLLVAIYRGAAYLRHLADHLKVRTVREAADWAIAQAAALARTVVVALNQDVVNAAKRQGRWTPELARQVKAEAVAQIQSLLTREARRILADLTGDLATYLGTLVEAEVATAPNRRRGGGETAARAGSRP; the protein is encoded by the coding sequence GTGCACACGCTGGAAACGGTGGCCGCCCAGCTGACGGTGGTGCTGTCCCCGCTGCTGACGGGCCTCCTGCTGGTCGCTATCTACCGGGGAGCCGCCTATCTCCGCCACCTAGCCGACCATCTCAAAGTGCGGACCGTCCGGGAGGCCGCGGACTGGGCCATCGCCCAGGCGGCGGCGTTGGCCCGCACGGTGGTGGTGGCCTTGAACCAGGACGTGGTCAACGCCGCCAAGCGGCAGGGCCGCTGGACGCCAGAGCTGGCCCGTCAGGTGAAGGCGGAGGCGGTGGCCCAGATCCAGTCCTTATTGACCCGGGAGGCCCGTCGCATCCTGGCCGACCTGACCGGCGACCTGGCCACCTACCTCGGCACCCTGGTGGAAGCGGAGGTGGCGACCGCTCCCAACCGGCGGCGGGGCGGGGGCGAGACGGCGGCCCGGGCCGGAAGCCGGCCTTGA
- a CDS encoding MFS transporter, which yields MPAREGRWRALFWITVAELAAMSVWFSASAVAPALERAWQLVPALAPWLTGAVQLGFVAGALIGAATGLPDRVPSRRLFTAAALMAAFANAGLLAAGPGTVAAALGLRLLTGAALAGVYPVAVQWVAAWFPRNRGLAVGILIGGLTVGSALPRLLTGLPLLAHWRPVVAGSSLLALLAAAVAWGLAPDPPQAVPPPPFRWDQLGAVLRDRPVMWANTGYWGHMWELYAMWTWLPAFLAASWARLGSPHQVRVWAGLAGFAAIGGAGLAGALAGGWAADRWGRTAATIAALSLSGSMALLIGFTFRAAPLLTLGVALVWGFAVIADSAQFSAAVTELAPEDRRGTALTFQMATGFLLTVASIDLVAWLRARGGWAWAFPPLAAGPLLGLLAMARLRRHPDALRMAGGRR from the coding sequence ATGCCGGCGCGGGAGGGCCGCTGGCGCGCCCTTTTCTGGATCACCGTGGCCGAACTGGCCGCCATGAGTGTCTGGTTCAGTGCCTCGGCCGTCGCCCCGGCCCTGGAGCGGGCCTGGCAGCTGGTGCCGGCCTTGGCCCCCTGGCTGACCGGTGCCGTCCAGCTGGGCTTTGTGGCCGGCGCCCTCATCGGGGCCGCCACCGGCCTGCCCGACCGGGTACCCTCCCGGCGGCTGTTCACGGCCGCCGCCCTGATGGCCGCCTTTGCCAATGCCGGACTCCTGGCCGCCGGACCCGGCACCGTCGCCGCCGCCCTGGGCCTGCGGCTCCTCACCGGCGCCGCCCTGGCCGGCGTCTATCCGGTGGCGGTGCAATGGGTGGCGGCCTGGTTCCCGCGCAATCGCGGACTGGCGGTGGGTATCCTCATCGGGGGCCTCACCGTGGGCTCCGCCCTGCCCCGCCTCCTGACCGGCCTACCGCTGCTGGCGCACTGGCGGCCGGTGGTGGCCGGCAGCTCCCTGCTGGCCCTGCTGGCGGCGGCGGTCGCCTGGGGGCTGGCCCCGGATCCGCCGCAGGCCGTACCCCCGCCCCCCTTTCGCTGGGACCAGCTGGGCGCCGTGCTGCGGGACCGGCCGGTGATGTGGGCCAACACCGGCTACTGGGGGCATATGTGGGAGCTCTACGCGATGTGGACCTGGCTGCCCGCCTTCCTGGCCGCCAGCTGGGCCCGTCTGGGCAGTCCCCACCAGGTGAGGGTCTGGGCGGGGCTGGCCGGCTTTGCCGCCATCGGGGGGGCAGGCCTGGCCGGCGCCCTGGCCGGAGGCTGGGCCGCCGACCGCTGGGGCCGGACCGCGGCGACCATTGCCGCCCTCAGCCTCAGCGGCAGCATGGCCCTCCTCATCGGCTTCACCTTCCGGGCCGCCCCCCTGCTGACCCTGGGGGTGGCGCTGGTGTGGGGCTTCGCGGTCATCGCCGATTCCGCCCAGTTCTCGGCGGCGGTGACGGAATTGGCCCCCGAGGACCGGCGGGGCACCGCCCTCACTTTCCAGATGGCCACCGGCTTCCTCCTGACCGTCGCGTCCATCGACCTGGTGGCCTGGCTCCGCGCCCGGGGCGGCTGGGCCTGGGCCTTCCCGCCCCTGGCCGCCGGTCCGCTGCTGGGCCTTCTGGCCATGGCCCGCCTGCGCCGCCACCCGGATGCCCTCCGCATGGCCGGGGGGCGGCGCTAG
- a CDS encoding conserved protein of unknown function (Evidence 4 : Unknown function but conserved in other organisms), translated as MTVYNKLVRDRIPDIIAAAGGRCEVRELPPEEYRRALSDKLLEEAQEYRTDGTLEELADVLEVLQALVRASGATWQELEDLRRTKAAARGGFDRRLWLVWADPRA; from the coding sequence ATGACGGTTTATAACAAGTTGGTGCGGGACCGCATCCCTGACATCATCGCCGCGGCCGGCGGTCGTTGCGAGGTCCGCGAGCTGCCCCCGGAGGAGTACCGCCGCGCCCTCAGCGACAAGCTCCTGGAGGAGGCGCAGGAATACCGGACCGATGGCACCCTGGAGGAACTGGCGGACGTCCTCGAGGTCCTGCAGGCCCTGGTCCGCGCATCCGGCGCCACCTGGCAGGAGCTGGAGGACCTGCGCAGAACCAAGGCGGCCGCCCGCGGCGGCTTCGACCGCCGCCTGTGGCTGGTCTGGGCGGATCCGCGGGCCTGA
- a CDS encoding HNHc domain-containing protein — protein sequence MDRLSAEDAWRGILLFGYNTATYKVALARCLVDYAQAGLTRVSREQLAHDFFRLYRERARNGRPQILQSGRLTVMERVVQAYQAGRLDEDAAVDRIRRKAFLDVIPRFHTVGHHPLNTRFYEADDDRLVLTDELPRLLERIPVPDLHAALEGRWSLLEGAFTVHHHHFRLENDIRAFYLRQGHERTSLTHLRPVLHSYQEGRCFYCGEELGTDPGEVDHVIPRSVLQHDQVWNLVLAHSLCNGQKNDLLPGRGFLEKLRLRNEHLIASNHPLKNAIVAKLGGTPRQRRQALDRYYRDAEAVMPLTWERARGYDPATDPLLRRMNQFLGMVNHDGL from the coding sequence TGTTCGGCTACAACACGGCCACCTATAAGGTCGCCCTCGCCCGCTGCCTGGTGGATTATGCCCAGGCCGGCCTCACCCGGGTCTCTCGGGAGCAGCTGGCCCACGATTTCTTCCGCCTCTACCGGGAGCGCGCCCGCAACGGCCGGCCCCAGATTCTGCAGTCGGGCCGGCTGACGGTCATGGAACGGGTGGTCCAGGCCTACCAGGCGGGGCGGCTGGACGAGGACGCCGCCGTGGACCGGATCCGGCGGAAGGCCTTCCTGGACGTCATCCCCCGCTTCCACACCGTCGGCCACCATCCCCTGAACACCCGCTTCTATGAGGCGGACGACGACCGGCTGGTGCTGACCGACGAACTGCCCCGCCTGTTGGAGCGGATCCCGGTCCCGGACCTGCACGCAGCGCTGGAGGGGCGTTGGTCCCTGCTGGAAGGAGCCTTTACCGTCCATCACCATCACTTCCGGCTCGAAAACGACATCCGAGCCTTTTACCTGCGGCAGGGCCATGAGCGCACCAGCCTGACCCACCTCCGCCCCGTCCTGCACAGTTATCAGGAAGGACGCTGCTTTTACTGCGGGGAGGAGCTGGGGACGGACCCGGGAGAGGTAGACCACGTCATCCCCCGTTCGGTGCTCCAGCACGACCAGGTCTGGAACCTGGTCCTGGCCCATTCCTTGTGCAACGGGCAGAAAAACGACCTGCTGCCGGGGCGGGGATTCCTGGAGAAACTGCGGCTGCGCAACGAGCATCTCATCGCCAGCAACCACCCGCTGAAGAACGCCATCGTCGCCAAACTGGGCGGGACCCCCCGCCAGCGCCGGCAGGCCCTGGACCGGTATTACCGGGACGCGGAGGCGGTCATGCCTCTTACCTGGGAGAGGGCCCGCGGGTATGACCCGGCCACCGACCCCCTCCTGCGCAGGATGAATCAATTCCTCGGGATGGTGAACCATGACGGTTTATAA